CTTGTTTGGCGAGCGCGGGCGGAAAATAGACATTGAGCCGGACACGCATGATCGCCGCCTACAGCTCGATACCGTCGCCGGGGTCGAGCGACGCCTGCCGCGCGAGCCCCTGCATCCGGCGCCGCACGGCGGCCGCCTGCCGCGCAGCATCTTCGGGTTCGTCGTCCACGATCGCAAACTCCTGCGCGGGCGGCGGCGGAGTCTCCGACGCGATGGCGACATGCTCCGGCAGTTCGGGTTCGCGGCGCAATCCACTGTTGGCCGCGTCCTCTGCCGAACGGACGATCCGCGCCACGGCGGCGGGATCGGCGACGACGGCGCGGCCCGTCCAGTCATCGGGCCGCACCTGGCCGGCGTCCGGGGTGGGTGCGGACATGATCCGCTCGGCGAACCGGGCGTCGCGGTAGTAGCGGACCTTCTTCGCCCGGATCGGATGGACGCCCGCCACCATGACGATCTCGTCATCGGGCGGGAGCTGCATCACCTCGCCCGGCGTGAGGAGCTGGCGCGCGGTCTCTGACCGCGACACCATCAGATGCCCGAGCCAGGGCGAAAGCCTGTGGCCCGCGTAGTTCTTCATCGCCCGCATTTCGGTCGCGGTGCCGAGCGCATCCGACACGCGCTTGGCGGTGCGCTCGTCGTTGGTGGCGAAGCTCACGCGCACATGGCAATTGTCGAGGATCGCGTTGTTCGGGCCGTAAGCCTTCTCGATCTGGTTGAGAGACTGCGCGATCAGGAATGCCTTGAGACCATAGCCAGCCATGAAGGCCAAAGCGGACTCGAAGAAGTCGAGGCGGCCGAGCGCCGGAAACTCGTCGAGCATCAAGAGCACGCGATGGCGGTTGCCGTTCGGCGTCAGCTCCTCGGTCAAGCGGCGACCGATCTGGTTGAGGATGAGCCGAATGAGCGGCTTGGTGCGCGATATGTCGCTGGGCGGCACGACCAGATAGAGCGTCGCCGGCCGATCGCCCTCGACCAGATCCGATATGCGCCAATGACAGGCGCGCGTGACCTGCGCCACGACGGGATCACGATAGAGGCCGAGGAACGACATCGCGGTGCTGAGCACGCCGGATCGTTCGTTGTCCGACTTGTTCAGCAGCTCGCGCGCGGCGCTGGCGACAACGGGATGGACGCCGGCTTCGCCGAGGTGCGGCGTCGCCATCATCGCGGCCAGCGTCTGCTCGATCGTGCGCGATGGGTCCGACAGGAATCCCGCAACGCCCGCCAGCGTCTTATCCGGCTCGGCATAGAGGACATGAAGGATCGCACCGACCAGCAGCGAATGGGAGGTCTTCTCCCAATGGTTTCGGCGCTCCAGCGAGCCTTCGGGATCGACCAGCACATCGGCGACATTCTGCACGTCGCGCACCTCCCACTGTCCGCGCCGCACTTCGAGCAACGGATTGTAGGCGGCCGACGCCGCGTTGGTCGGATCGAACAGCAGCACGCGGCCGTGCCGGGCGCGAAAGCCCGCGGTCAGCGTCCAGTTCTCGCCCTTGATGTCGTGGACGATTGCCGACGCGGGCCAGGTCAAAAGCGACGGCACAACCAAGCCGACGCCCTTGCCGCTCCGTGTCGGGGCGAAGCACAGCACATGCTCAGGCCCATCATGGCGCAGATAGTCGCGCGCGAGCTTGCCGAGGACGACGCCGTTCGGCCCCAGCAGCCCAGCGCTGCGAACCTCCCGCTCGGTTGCCCAGCGCGCCGAGCCATAGGTCTCGGCGTTCTTCAGTTCGCGCGCGCGCCACACCGACATACCAATGGCGACGGCGATCGACACGAATCCGCCCGAGGCGGCGATGAACGCGCCGGTCTTGAAGATGTCGGGCGCATAGGCATCGAAGCTGAACCACCACCAGAAGAAAGCGGGCGGCGGATAGATGCGGTAGCCGAAGGCCATGAACCACGGCGGGCCAAGCTCCGGCTGGTATGCGAGCGCGGCGGCCGTCCATTGGGTTGCACCCCACACGGCGGCGAGGACGATCAGGAACACGGTGATGACCTGACCCCACAATATCTTGGTCGCGGACATGGATTTTCCTTTCGGGGTTACAGGCCGAGGTCGCGCTTGCGGCCCAGCGTCCAGTCGATGCCGCCACCGGCGTGCACGACGCCGGATACCTGCCGGCCGAGCTGCTGTTCGAGGGTGCTGGCCCAAGGCACGAGCCGGAAACCAAGGCCGTCGTCGAGCATGGCGAAACGGCCGGACGCGAGCGCAAGCCGCTGGCGGACGACGCCGATGATCTTCTCGCCGCCTGCGGCGGGGCGGTAGGCAAGCCCGGTCTCGCCGGCGATCTTCGCGCCGACCGAATCCAGCTCGCGCTTGCGCAGCGTGTCGAGCAGCCCGCGTTCGAACACGGTGCGTTCGCCGTAGCGACGCGCCAGCCCTTCCTTGACGAGATGATCGGTGCGCGCGTCCATCGCGCGGCGCACCTCGGCGCCGAACCCGCCGTCCACCACGCCGGCGCCGCGCTCGATCAAGCGATGGTCCAGCCAGGTCGCGCCAGGCGCCTTGACCTGCGCGGCAAGGTCGAGGTCCGAGCGGGTGGCGAGCACCAGCGTCGGCTTATCCTCGCCGGGTCGTCCGATCGCCCGAAGCTCGACGATGCCACCGAGCTTCGGGCTATGCTCGAGCGCCTCGATGCCGGGCAGGCGGACATGGTGGGTGCGGCCATCCGTGCCGTCGATCACGGCATAGGCGGTGCCGGCCAGCTCGTCGTGCAATCCCTTGTCGATGAGCCGGCCGGCGATCGGCTTCTCGGGAGCGCCGCTGACGACGGCATAGCTGTCGAGCGGCCGATCCTGCCCGCGCTCTTTAAGCGCCGCGCCGATCGTGCGGATGATGTCGCCGCGCGTCCCCAGGTCGCGCAGCTTCGCCGCCGCGCCTTCGGCGACCGCCCATCGTCCCGGCTCCCCTTCGGCCGCGAGTCCCATCGTTTCCAGATGCTGCAACCGCCCGACCATCAGCCGGCGAAGACGCGGGTCGTCCGGGCCGGGCCGCTCGGCGCGCAGGTCGATCACGCCCAGCTCGTCGGCGGCGCGTCCGATCTCGCCGTCGAGCCGCGTCCAGCGCTCGGCCGTCACCTCGCGGTCCAGCGCACGTTGCACCTCATGTTCAGGCTTCGGCCCCAGCTCGGCGAACGCCAGCTCCTCGGCGCGCGAGCGCAGGTTGTGGCTGATGTAGTCGCGGGAGATGACGAGGTCGCCGCCCTGGTCGTTGACGCCGCGCACGAGCAGATGGACGTGCGGATTGTCGGTGTTCCAATGATCGACCGCGACCCAATCCAGCCGCGTCCCCAGGTCCGACTCCATCTGGCGAACGAGGTCGCGGGTATATTCGCGAAGGTCGGTCAACTCGGCTGCGTCCTCGGGCGACACGATGACCCGGAAGTGATGCCGGTCATCCTTGCACCGCTCGGCGAAACCGCGATCGTCGGCACGGTCGCCATGTTCATCGAACATGCGCGTGGACGAGCCGTCGCGAGTGACGCCTTCGCGCTTCAGATAGGCGATGTGCGCGGACAGCGGCGCCATACGTCGCCCGCCACGGCCTCGGGTGGCGACGGGCAGCATCTTGACGATGACGCGCCGGCCAGAACCGAACAGGCGGTTGCGCGCGAACGCCGTGCGCCCCCGGCCGAAACTGGACTGACCACCCCGGCGCGACGCGCCGCCGCTGCGCCGCCCGCCGCTATGGATCGCGGCAACCCGTAGCACCTCGGCCACCAGGCCGCGCGCATTGCGGCCCTGCGCCTTGCTGCGCTTGGCCTTGCCGGGCCGGACGCGGAAATCGCTGTCCTTGCTCACGGCCAGACCGCTTTCGGCCGAAATTGGCCTATGGTGCCATTCGACGCGCTGTTTTTACTGACTTTTCCCTTCCGCGCGGCACGCGCGCCGACCGACGCCCCCATGTGAAGCCACGGAAAAGCCCCGGCTTTTCCGCGAAACGGGGTGCGGCTTATATCTTGCCCTCGCACTTCCCCCTGTTTCCTGCCCTCCCGGTTCCCTTCTCGAATCCGGCGGCCGATCGGGAGCGAGCGCCGATCATTGCTGTCGGCCCGCGCGGGCGCGGGGGACGAACAACGTATCCGCCTGCGTGTCCGGTGACGAAGAAGCCGCACTCTCTTGCGCTTCGGTGGCGCGCGCCACGACCGATCCCGGCGCATCGGATGTGTCGTCCGATTGCGCGGCGGACGGCGCGGACCCGCTGCCGGTAATGCGGACGAATAGCGCCGCACGACGCCACGCGAAGCGGTCCGGCGGCGCACTCACCGCTGTTTCGGCCGCTCCCCGCGCGCGGACTACGGCTGTAAGCTGGGCGAGGTAGCTGACCGTCTCGGCGGGCAGCGGACGGCCTCGCGATACATAGTCGTCGTAACGCCCCGGTCCGGCATTATAGGCCGCCAACATCGCGCTCGCGTTGCCGTAGCGGTCGTGCATCTCGCGCAGATAAGCCGCACCCGCCATGATGTTGTCACGCACGTCAAACGGGTCCGGGCCGAGACCGTAACGGGCGCGCAGCCCCGCCCAGGTCGCGGGCATGATCTGCATCAGTCCCATCGCGCCAGCCCGCGAGACGGCGCGCGAATTGCCCCGGCTTTCGACGCGCATGACCGCCCATATCCACGCTTCGGGAATCCCGAACCGCCGCGCGGCGTCGGCGACATGACCGGCATAGGGATGTGCAGCGGCCGGGGCGGCAACGGGCGCTTCTTGCGCCCAACCAGCTCCCGGCGCAGCGCCCCCGGACAGCAGGACGGCGGTAAGCAATATGGCCGATCCGACTCCGCTTCGCCGCCAGCCTGCCAGCGTGCTCGCTGCGGTAAAGGGTGCGCGCGAAGCGCCGGCCTTCGGCCGCCCTTGACCTTCGCTGCGCGCTCCGGCCGGCCTGCGACCGAGCGGGACGGAGGGATGAGACGGCTTTCCCGCGAACAAAGGGATGATGGGGAAGCGCACCGGATCAGTCCTGCTCGCGCGACTTCGGCTGGCGGTTCCAGCGCAGCGACCAGGCCGATTTGTCGTTCGCGCTCTGGAACAGCGCGGCGCGGATCGGTTGCGCGAACGCGGGGTCGTCGATGCGCAGCGAGACGTAATCGCCAGCGCGCTCGCCGGTCTCGTTCCATCCGGCGCCGATCTCGGGGCCTTCACCCCCGTCGCCGCGGTGGACGCGCCAGTCCGGCGCCCTTTCGGCGTCGGTCGGGTCGGCGGGAACGATCGAGATGCGGATGTCGAGCGTCGCTGTCTCGATGATGCCTTCATAGCCGTTGGCGGTGCGGAAAAAGCTGCCGATCTGCATGGGAATGTCCTTTCGTTTGGCGGGTTGGATGCGGGTCAGGACCGGGCGGCACGCCACGTCAGCGGCGCTTCGGGGTCGTCGCGGGTGAGGATCGGGATCGCGCGGCCGAGCACGG
The genomic region above belongs to Sphingomonas sp. J315 and contains:
- a CDS encoding DUF736 domain-containing protein; its protein translation is MQIGSFFRTANGYEGIIETATLDIRISIVPADPTDAERAPDWRVHRGDGGEGPEIGAGWNETGERAGDYVSLRIDDPAFAQPIRAALFQSANDKSAWSLRWNRQPKSREQD
- a CDS encoding lytic transglycosylase domain-containing protein, with protein sequence MRFPIIPLFAGKPSHPSVPLGRRPAGARSEGQGRPKAGASRAPFTAASTLAGWRRSGVGSAILLTAVLLSGGAAPGAGWAQEAPVAAPAAAHPYAGHVADAARRFGIPEAWIWAVMRVESRGNSRAVSRAGAMGLMQIMPATWAGLRARYGLGPDPFDVRDNIMAGAAYLREMHDRYGNASAMLAAYNAGPGRYDDYVSRGRPLPAETVSYLAQLTAVVRARGAAETAVSAPPDRFAWRRAALFVRITGSGSAPSAAQSDDTSDAPGSVVARATEAQESAASSSPDTQADTLFVPRARAGRQQ
- a CDS encoding conjugal transfer protein TraG, which produces MSATKILWGQVITVFLIVLAAVWGATQWTAAALAYQPELGPPWFMAFGYRIYPPPAFFWWWFSFDAYAPDIFKTGAFIAASGGFVSIAVAIGMSVWRARELKNAETYGSARWATEREVRSAGLLGPNGVVLGKLARDYLRHDGPEHVLCFAPTRSGKGVGLVVPSLLTWPASAIVHDIKGENWTLTAGFRARHGRVLLFDPTNAASAAYNPLLEVRRGQWEVRDVQNVADVLVDPEGSLERRNHWEKTSHSLLVGAILHVLYAEPDKTLAGVAGFLSDPSRTIEQTLAAMMATPHLGEAGVHPVVASAARELLNKSDNERSGVLSTAMSFLGLYRDPVVAQVTRACHWRISDLVEGDRPATLYLVVPPSDISRTKPLIRLILNQIGRRLTEELTPNGNRHRVLLMLDEFPALGRLDFFESALAFMAGYGLKAFLIAQSLNQIEKAYGPNNAILDNCHVRVSFATNDERTAKRVSDALGTATEMRAMKNYAGHRLSPWLGHLMVSRSETARQLLTPGEVMQLPPDDEIVMVAGVHPIRAKKVRYYRDARFAERIMSAPTPDAGQVRPDDWTGRAVVADPAAVARIVRSAEDAANSGLRREPELPEHVAIASETPPPPAQEFAIVDDEPEDAARQAAAVRRRMQGLARQASLDPGDGIEL
- a CDS encoding relaxase/mobilization nuclease domain-containing protein, producing MSKDSDFRVRPGKAKRSKAQGRNARGLVAEVLRVAAIHSGGRRSGGASRRGGQSSFGRGRTAFARNRLFGSGRRVIVKMLPVATRGRGGRRMAPLSAHIAYLKREGVTRDGSSTRMFDEHGDRADDRGFAERCKDDRHHFRVIVSPEDAAELTDLREYTRDLVRQMESDLGTRLDWVAVDHWNTDNPHVHLLVRGVNDQGGDLVISRDYISHNLRSRAEELAFAELGPKPEHEVQRALDREVTAERWTRLDGEIGRAADELGVIDLRAERPGPDDPRLRRLMVGRLQHLETMGLAAEGEPGRWAVAEGAAAKLRDLGTRGDIIRTIGAALKERGQDRPLDSYAVVSGAPEKPIAGRLIDKGLHDELAGTAYAVIDGTDGRTHHVRLPGIEALEHSPKLGGIVELRAIGRPGEDKPTLVLATRSDLDLAAQVKAPGATWLDHRLIERGAGVVDGGFGAEVRRAMDARTDHLVKEGLARRYGERTVFERGLLDTLRKRELDSVGAKIAGETGLAYRPAAGGEKIIGVVRQRLALASGRFAMLDDGLGFRLVPWASTLEQQLGRQVSGVVHAGGGIDWTLGRKRDLGL